TGTAGTACTTTCCCTCCCCCATTTTTGCTATGTTTGTTTTGAAAGCGTTCGCCTTCCTTGGTTATAAAAAATGCCATATTACGATATATGTATCGCAACACAAGCATAGTACCAAACAATGATAGAATTCTTTTGTTAAAATTGATAAATTTAAGGTATGTGGTAAAGTCTAGGAGTATAAGGGTAGAAGATTTTCATGATGAAAATGAATAGTAAAAAATAATAGAACTAATTTAACTATAAGAAATATTCGGATATAAACAATGATAAAAATCACAGTTTCTGTCTAACTATGTAGTTAATTTTATTTATTACTATTTTTAATAGATGAAAGGTTTGAGGCTGGTATGATAGAAGTGTTTGTAGGAAGTGTTCTTTCTGCTTTATCAACGGGTGCAGGTGCTCTAATCATTCTTTTTATCAATCAGTCCCTTACACACCGGTGGAAGGATATACTCTTGGCTTTTAGCGCTGGAATTATGATGGCTGCATCTACAATTGGGTTAATACCAGAGGCTATGAAGCTGGGTGGTTTTGTTTCACTTTCAATCGGAGTATTCTTTGGGGTTTTAGCATTAACCACTCTCGAAAAAAAAATTCCTCATATTGACCTCGAACACAATCAGTATGGAATTAAATTTGACGAAAAGGCAATGTTAATCATTGCAGCAATAACTCTGCACAATATTCCAGAAGGTATGTCTGTCGGTGTCAGCTATGCTTCGCAAACAGAGGACACGGGGAATTTAATCGCACTTGCGATTGGGTTTCAGAATGCACCAGAAGGCCTTCTTGTTGCACTGTTTTTACTCAATCAAAGATTAAGCAAATTTAAGGCCTTTTTACTGGCAACTCTAACGGGTGCAATTGAAATTGTTACATCTTTTATTGGGTTTTATTTAACTTCATTTGTACAAGGGCTTGTCCCCTATGGTCTTTCTTTTGCGGCTGGAGCGATGTTGTTTATTATTTATAAAGAGTTAATCCCAGAAAGCCATGGAGATGGCAATGAACGAGTTTCAACTTATGCATTTATTACTGGTCTATTAGTAATGGTCTTGTTAATAGACATTTTTTAAGACTCATGTGATTCTTAAACAAATACTTTCGGCCAAATCATAACCATCTGATTAAAAGCAAACCTCACTTCTTCGTTTGGCCTTGAAAATTGCTGAGCTGCTCTCTGATACTCATTTATTAAAACATCTAATTCTTGGCTGTATTTTATCGTTTCTTCACTTGTGAAGCCTTTTTTATTTGCACAATTTATCATCATTGCACGTTTAACTTTTATTGCGTTAAGCATCTCAGAAGGGTTATAACTTTCCATATTCACTCTCTCCACCTACTCCTTACTCTTTTACACTAAACTGCTAAAAAATTGATTACTTGATGAATTATGACAAGATTTTAGTCAAAAGTAAACACTTTCGCAAAAGTAGACAAAACAAGCATTTTATTGCATTTTTCGACAGGATTCTCATGTTTTTCTTTGCTGATACGACAATTTTCATGCTATTTTTGATAATGTTTTAGTAAATATATTTACTAAAACACACAAAAAAAACTGGCTTCTTAACAGCCAGTTTTTAAGAATTATCGATAAATTTCTTTTTTTTATTCCGCAGTCTATTTTTTGAAAATTGCTAATTCACTAATTCTTTTTACTGCTTCTCCTAAACGTTCCTCACTTGTGAGCAAACCAACCCGGACAAAGCCTTCACCCAGTTCACCAAATGCAATCCCAGGTGCCACAGCAATATGTGCTTGTTCTAGGAGGATATCTGCAAATTCAGTTGAAGTAAACCCTTCAGGTACCTTTAGCCAAGCAAAAAATGATCCCTTTGGCGCTGTCACATTCCAGCCAAGAGAACGAAGCCCATCTATTAATACATTTCTCCTGCGCTCATAGAGATGATTCAATTCACGAACACATTCCTGCGGACCCGTTAAAGCTTCTGCTGCTGCCTCCTGAATACCGCCAAATATACTGCAATATAGATGGTCTTGTAAAAGCTCCACGGCTGAAATAACACTGCTATTCCCTACGGCGAATCCGACACGCCACCCTGCCATGTTGTAGGTTTTCGAAAGAGTATATATTTCTATACCAACTTCTTTAGCTCCCTCAATTTGTAAAAAGCTCAACGGCACCTTTCCATCATAACCTATTGCTCCGTAAGCAAAATCGTGGACCACACAAATATCATTTTGACTGGCTAGTTGGACCGTTTCCTCAAAAAACTCCTTAGTTGCTGCAGCACCGGTTGGGTTATTTGGATAATTAAGAAACATTAATTTTGCACTTTCAATTGCATCAGAAGGTAATTCGCTATAATCTGGCAGAAAACTATTTTTTTCCCTTAGTGGCATCGTAATCATCTCTGCTTTTGCCAGCGCCACTCCAGATAGATAATCAGGATATCCTGGATCGGGTACCAACATAATATCACCAGGATTTAATAGGCATTGTGGGATCTCTACTAATCCTGCCTTAC
This genomic stretch from Neobacillus niacini harbors:
- a CDS encoding pyridoxal phosphate-dependent aminotransferase — its product is MKQFSTSQTLNNLPKQFFASLVKKVGKYIEAGYDVINLGQGNPDQATPQHIVKKMQEAAANPVNHKYSPFQGYRYLKQAAADFYKREYDVTIDPDSEVAILFGGKAGLVEIPQCLLNPGDIMLVPDPGYPDYLSGVALAKAEMITMPLREKNSFLPDYSELPSDAIESAKLMFLNYPNNPTGAAATKEFFEETVQLASQNDICVVHDFAYGAIGYDGKVPLSFLQIEGAKEVGIEIYTLSKTYNMAGWRVGFAVGNSSVISAVELLQDHLYCSIFGGIQEAAAEALTGPQECVRELNHLYERRRNVLIDGLRSLGWNVTAPKGSFFAWLKVPEGFTSTEFADILLEQAHIAVAPGIAFGELGEGFVRVGLLTSEERLGEAVKRISELAIFKK
- a CDS encoding ZIP family metal transporter, whose translation is MIEVFVGSVLSALSTGAGALIILFINQSLTHRWKDILLAFSAGIMMAASTIGLIPEAMKLGGFVSLSIGVFFGVLALTTLEKKIPHIDLEHNQYGIKFDEKAMLIIAAITLHNIPEGMSVGVSYASQTEDTGNLIALAIGFQNAPEGLLVALFLLNQRLSKFKAFLLATLTGAIEIVTSFIGFYLTSFVQGLVPYGLSFAAGAMLFIIYKELIPESHGDGNERVSTYAFITGLLVMVLLIDIF
- a CDS encoding aspartyl-phosphate phosphatase Spo0E family protein — its product is MESYNPSEMLNAIKVKRAMMINCANKKGFTSEETIKYSQELDVLINEYQRAAQQFSRPNEEVRFAFNQMVMIWPKVFV